In one window of Gossypium arboreum isolate Shixiya-1 chromosome 4, ASM2569848v2, whole genome shotgun sequence DNA:
- the LOC128291595 gene encoding uncharacterized protein LOC128291595 — translation MVRLEFEREKAKMSQDLNALQEENYELKIDVQIERSKAEKVQKEVEVVRNDLRDLHLENKKLRVTIKNSGLGKSSAEWKEKLNNIRGGMEFWKGRAKKEEEKAARAMMELRKKNVEYEAVSAEVMTSRSKRQELKERIRDLEDMLQDRQQQLDTLLEALEEKNTIHVVQLSEEAEILICQFPPSRRSNISEFLARVKKYSDIARNCDTTSLESRHSYRTRRQVRVMEVKFNERIERMERIQRELQEQLAKSQQETRDLMARSREESLEQKDQMSRMMEIGSGKRKGTYEP, via the exons ATGGTAAGACTGGAATTTGAACGAGAAAAAGCCAAGATGTCACAGGACCTTAatgctcttcaagaggaaaatTACGAGCTGAAGATTGATGTTCAAATTGAAAGATCTAAAGCCGAGAAAGTGCAAAAAGAAGTTGAAgtcgtaagaaatgacttaagggaccttcatctgGAAAATAAGAAGTTAAGAGTCACTATCAAGAATAGTGGGTTGGGCAAGTCGTCGGCAGAATGGAAGGAAAAACTAAACAATATCAGAGGAggaatggaattttggaaaggaagagcgaaaaaagaagaagaaaaggctgCGCGGGCTATGATGGAGCTAAGAAAAAAGAACGTCGAATATGAAGCTGTGTCTGCCGAGGTAATGACTAGTCGATCTAAACGTCAAGAACTAAAAGAGAGGATACGTGATTTAGAAGACATGCTGCAAGATCGTCAACAACAGCTAGATACTCTCTTGGAGGCtttggaagaaaagaata CCATACACGTGGTACAACTATCAGAAGAAGCTGAAATTCTCATATGTCAATTCCCTCCAAGTCGAAGATCAAACATATCAGAATTCTTAGCACGAGTAAAAAAATATAgcgatatagctaggaa TTGTGACACTACAAGCCTGGAATCACGTCACTCATATAGGACGCGTCGACAAGTTAGAGTGATGGAGGTTAAATTTAACGAAAGGATTGAGAGGATGGAAAGAATACAAAGGGAATTACAGGAGCAGTTGGCAAAGTCACAACAAGAAACCAGAGATCTGATGGCGAGATCTCGAGAAGAATCGCTAGAACAAAAGGACCAAATGTCCAGGATGATGGAAATCGGCTCTGGTAAAAGGAAAGGGACCTATGAACCTTGA